The following are encoded together in the Kwoniella europaea PYCC6329 chromosome 1, complete sequence genome:
- a CDS encoding dihydrolipoyl dehydrogenase, which produces MLSRQPFAQNLLRPLSKPSSSFSRSSTLPRLTFLQSRGLATSSDPYDVVVIGGGPGGYVAAIKAAQLGFKTACIEKRGSLGGTCLNVGCIPSKAMLNNSHIFHQTQHDLKNRGIDVSEVKLNLPKMLAAKQSSVKALTGGIETYLFKKNGVDYIKGEASFASPSKINVNLLEGGETQVEAKNVIIATGSEVTPFPGIEIDEERIVSSTGALELKEVPKKMVVIGGGIIGLELGSVWSRLGAEVTVVEYLGAVGAGMDGEVGKQFQKILQKQGFKFKLNTKVVSGQRDGDKVTLKVDAAKGGKEETLEADVVLVAIGRRPVTKGLNLEAIGVETDKRGRIIIDDQFNTSAKGVKCIGDVTFGPMLAHKAEEEGIAAVEIIKTGHGHVNYDAIPSVVYTHPEVAWVGKNEEELKAAGVAYKIGKYPFAANSRAKTNQDADGFVKFIVEKETDQVLGVHIIGPNAGEMIASATLALEYKASAEDIARTCHAHPTLSEAFKEAALASYDKAINY; this is translated from the exons ATGCTCTCACGACAACCTTTC GCTCAAAATCTCCTCAGACCCCTATCCAaaccctcctcatccttctcacgATCATCCACCTTACCTCGATTGACATTCCTCCAATCTCGTGGATTGGCAACATCATCTGATCCTTACGATGTGGTAGTCATCGGTGGTGGACCTGGTGGTTATGTTGCGGCTATCAAGGCTGCTCAGTTGGGtttcaaa ACCGCCTGTATCGAGAAAAGAGGATCATTAGGTGGAACATGTTTGAACGTCGGATGTATCCCATCTAAAGCTAT GTTGAACAACTCtcacatcttccatcaaacCCAGCACGATCTCAAGAACCGAGGTATCGACGTATCCGAGGTGAAACTCAACTTACCCAAGATGTTAGCTGCCAAACAATCTTCAGTCAAAGCTTTGACGGGTGGTATCGAAACTTACTTGTTCAAGAAGAACGGTGTAGACTACATTAAAGGAGAAGCTTCATTCGCCTCCCCATCAAAGATCAACGTGAACTTGttagaaggtggtgaaaCTCAAGTAGAAGCTAAGAATGTCATTATCGCTACTGGATCCGAAGTCACTCCTTTCCCAGGTAttgagatcgatgaagagaggatcgTATCTTCTACTGGTGCTCTGGAATTGAAAGAGGTTCCTAAAAAG ATGGTCGTCATTGGTGGTGGTATCATTGGTCTTGAGCTGGGTTCAGTATGGTCCAGATTAGGTGCTGAAGTTACCGTTGTTGAATACCTCGGTGCCGTCGGTGCTGGtatggatggtgaagttgG TAAACAATTCCAAAAGATCCTCCAGAAGCAAGGATTCAAATTCAAGCTCAACACCAAAGTTGTCAGCGGTCAAAGAGATGGTGACAAGGTCACCCTCAAGGTGGACGCTGccaaaggtggtaaagaggAGACT CTCGAAGCCGATGTCGTTCTCGTCGCCATCGGTCGACGACCCGTTACCAAGGGACTCAACCTTGAAGCTATCGGAGTAGAGACTGACAAGAGAGGAAGAATTATCATTGACGATCAATTCAACACATCTGCCAAGGGTGTTAAATGTATCGGTGATGTCACTTTCGGTCCTATGCTTGCCCACAAGGctgaggaggagg GTATTGCCGCTGTTGAAATTATCAAGACAGGTCACGGACACGTAAACTACGATGCTATCCCTTCTGTAGTCTACACTCACCCCGAAGTAGCATGGGTCGGTAAGAACGAGGAGGAACTCAAGGCTGCCGGTGTAGCTTACAAGATCGGAAAATACCCATTCGCTGCTAACTCCCGAGCGAAGACCAACCAAGATGCTGA CGGTTTTGTCAAATTC ATCGTGGAGAAGGAGACAGACCAGGTCTTGGGCGTTCACATTATAG GTCCTAACGCAGGGGAAATGATCGCATCAGCTACTCTCGCATTGGAATACAAGGCTTCTGCTGAAGATATCGCTAGAACATGTCATGCTCATCCAACTTTATCGGAAG CCTTCAAGGAAGCTGCTTTGGCATCTTACGATAAAGCTATCAACTACTAA
- a CDS encoding ATP phosphoribosyltransferase — translation MSGISSLLPSTTVTPPATEPSAMGGRASKSSFGAESTMSLLVDSLKDRLLFAVPKKGRLMEKTLELLAGADIKYNRAHRLDVALVQNHPIALVFLPAADIPRFVALGSVALGITGQDVIAESTHSEQIEELLQLGFGKCSLQVQVPVTGPIQTVEGLSGGRIATSFEVLAGELFNGQEGVDSKTGKQTKVEYVGGSVEAACALGMADGIVDLVESGDTMRAAGLHAIHTLMKSEAVLITSKTPHPSLTPDLQSLIPLIKSRFAGVLASKKYVYASYNIERKYLDKALVITPGRRAATVSPLETEGWVAVSSMVERKEVAKVMDELEKTGAEDILIFALDNCRVGV, via the exons ATGTCCGGTATCTCTTCGCTCTTACCTTCCACCACCGTCACTCCCCCAGCAACCGAACCATCAGCAATGGGTGGTCGAGcctccaaatcctctttcGGTGCGGAATCGACCATGTCTTTATTAGTTGATTCATTAAAAGACAGATTGTTGTTCGCCGTACCTAAAAAAGGTAGATTGATGGAAAAGACTTTGGAACTTTTAGCAGGAGCGGATATCAAATATAACAGAGCTCATAGATTGGATGTTGCTTTGGTTCAGAATCATCCTATTGCCTT AGTCTTCCTCCCGGCAGCCGACATCCCACGATTCGTAGCCCTCGGATCAGTCGCATTGGGAATAACAGGCCAGGACGTCATCGCCGAATCTACCCATTCCGAACAGATTGAAGAACTACTGCAATTAGGATTTGGCAAATGCTCTTTACAAGTTCAAGTACCTGTCACTGGACCTATCCAGACTGTCGAGGGATTATCCGGAGGTAGGATAGCCACCTCTTTTGAAGTTTTAGCTGGCGAGTTGTTCAACGGTCAAGAAGGTGTGGATTCGAAAACTGGAAAGCAGACAAAGGTCGAATATGTCGGTGGGAGTGTTGAGGCTGCTTGTGCGTTGGGTATGGCAGATGGTATCGTTGATTTGGTTG AATCCGGAGATACCATGCGAGCAGCAGGTCTTCACGCTATCCACACCTTGATGAAATCCGAAGCAGTCCTCATCACATCCAAAACCCCTCACCCGAGCTTGACACCGGATTTGCAATCTCTGATCCCATTGATCAAATCTCGATTCGCCGGTGTGTTAGCCTCGAAGAAATACGTTTACGCATCTTACAACATTGAGAGAAAATATCTGGACAAAGCTTTGGTCATCACACCTGGACGAAGGGCTGCTACTGTGTCTCCACTAGAGACTGAGGGTTGGGTAGCGGTCTCGTCAATGgtagaaaggaaagaagtaGCGAAAGTcatggatgaattggagaaaACTGGTGCGGAGGATATACTTATCTTCGCATTGGACAATTGCAGAGTAGGAGTTTAG
- a CDS encoding superoxide dismutase [Cu-Zn], with amino-acid sequence MVKAIAVLKGDSSVSGVITFTQEKDGAPVTVSGDIKNLSPNAERGFHVHEFGDNSNGCTSAGPHFNPHGKNHGGPDASERHVGDLGNVKTDGSGTAAVSITDKSISLFGPYSIIGRTVVVHEGTDDFGKGGHPDSLKTGNAGGRAACGVM; translated from the exons ATGGTCAAG GCTATCGCTGTTCTCAAAGGTGACTCTTCTGTCTCTGGTgtcatcaccttcactcaagagaaagatggtgCTCCAGTAACTGTATCCGGTGAC ATCAAGAACCTTTCTCCCAACGCTGAGAGAGGTTTCCACGTCCACGAGTTCGGAGATAACTCCAACGGTTGTACTTCCGCTGGTCCCCACTTCAACCCTCACGGTAAGAACCACGGTGGTCCAGATGCCTCTGAAAGACACGTTGGTGATCTTG GTAACGTCAAGACCGACGGTTCCGGTACTGCCGCTGTCAGCATCACTG ACAaatccatctccctctttgGCCCTTACTCCATCATCGGACGAACCGTCGTTGTCCACGAGGGTACCGATGACTTCGGTAAAGGTGGTCACCCAGACTCCCTCAAGACCGGTAACGCCGGTGGTAGAGCCGCTTGTGGTGTCATGTGA